TTCATGGCTTGGTATCGTAGATTATCGACTTGGTTCACTGTGAAAGGATGCAAGTAATGCATTTTTGGCAGCAAGGGGTGCCCATAAACATATATCATGTTAGCAATAGAGAGGGTGGTGAATCGAACTGCTAGTTGGAGCTCCCCCATTTTCTTCACTCCATTAGGCTGTAGAACTAGGAGTGGGTACGAATGTGTGTACATCCGATGAGCTTCAAGTGCTGATAGTCGAATACGTACCTTCCCAATTCGTGAATCTCTTGCTGCACTGCCTGCAGCAGGTGTTTGTTTCTCACCTCCACCTAGGTTGCAGTTATCGAAAACTCCCAATGTTATCACGGTGCAGGGGTCGTAAACTTCCCATGTGTACTGCTCATTCCATTTAGGATTGAATGTATCCAGAATTGTTCTGGTGCGAACCCATTTCTGGCCATACTTGGCTACACAATAAGCATCTGTGCTCCCTCGGCCATCCTTCATCTTCATTGGAAGAAGCCCTTGTGCACTTAGAATGCCCACTTCCAAAATCCCAACAGGCTGCTTCCAAAGCTGCCTTGCTGTTGGCCTTTGATCACTTATATACATGGTTGATTCATCTAGTACATGGTATCCACCTTCAAGACAAACTCTCAGGTGAATTCTACTTGAAAACTTGAGCTCCTTCCTCCTATCAGGCTCCAAGATACCAAAACCATACTTCTCAAGATTGAACCAGCGAGAATGAACTGGCCTGTGGTCAAGCCGCTTCTCAAACATGTCAATTGGCATGCTTATTTTCCCCAAGACCTCATCTTTCGCAGGGTGGACTCGATCCTCGACTGTAATAACCAGTTGCTCCTCAAAAGGCTCAGCTGCCACAAAGACTAAATCTTCATTCCATAATGGATTAGCAGTCCGACTTGGGCATATCTTGGTCCTGAGCAATTGGTTTCCAACTTGAGCTTTGACAAAGACTTCTGGGAGGCGGCTTCTGTCATTGGGCAGCACATCCTGAGCTTCAATCACATTCACCCTCAGGTACCATAGTTTTGGTGATACATATACCTTTGATCTGATATTAAAAACACCCTCACCATAGACAGCTGCAGCATCTGAATGCCATGCATCTGGAAAGGCTTCATCAGCCTGTGTTCCCATCCAAACTGCAAGCATGATCTCACCCCTAACCTTCCCTTCTCCGCGGCGGTGCTCTAGTCTGTACCACTGAGGAGCCAGTTGGCTGTCGGGTGGAACTCTGGTTGGAACCTCATTCAAGTCAAAAACCACCCTTCCAAGATAATCATCTCTTCCAATCATCTCTTTATCTTTGACAAAAACTTCTACCACTGATGATTGAATTCGATCTTTTGAGAAAGCAAACACCTGGTTCCACTCTGGATTCATTTTCCTCTCAAAATGCCTTGTTCTTCCCTTATAGTTTCCCAGCTTTACTTCCACGTAAGGATCACAGCTTCCAGTAATAGAGCTGGAAGGGAGGTCTTTGGCTTTCACAACGCgaacaaaaagataaaacaTTTGTTCAACAAGGTCATAAGTGCTTGTAAATCTCTCACCACTCATCCATCCTCTTCCTCCATCTGCTCCACCATTTGGCCATCTCCCACCAAGCTGTGGGTTGGTGTCTTTCAGTTCATATTCATCTTGATGGTTATGATGGGCTTCCGGTTGAGCTGGCCGCATGGTTAATGGGAAACCTTGATGTTGTATTTCTACTGATTTGCCTGGTTGCTGCAGAACTTGATGCTTGTGTATGTGG
The Prunus dulcis chromosome 2, ALMONDv2, whole genome shotgun sequence DNA segment above includes these coding regions:
- the LOC117617082 gene encoding FT-interacting protein 1-like; this encodes MKLVVEVVDAHDLMPKDGEGSASPFVEVDFVNKLSRTKTVLKNLNPIWNHKLFFDIDQTRNFHHQTIEAYVYHERRSPTPGRNFLGRVRIPCSHIVTKSEKAYQRFQLEKKWFFSSVKGEIGLKVYTSLEPEPKSPPYSPPQLLEDSPSNSQQPPEHPTSSPSAPPNTESTRTNSKVLAAIPKEKVPVVDNTTVITAEFNKKVAAVALIETNSSAAAAGSSISDPARDPKEEIKEPVEVKAETAHHIHKHQVLQQPGKSVEIQHQGFPLTMRPAQPEAHHNHQDEYELKDTNPQLGGRWPNGGADGGRGWMSGERFTSTYDLVEQMFYLFVRVVKAKDLPSSSITGSCDPYVEVKLGNYKGRTRHFERKMNPEWNQVFAFSKDRIQSSVVEVFVKDKEMIGRDDYLGRVVFDLNEVPTRVPPDSQLAPQWYRLEHRRGEGKVRGEIMLAVWMGTQADEAFPDAWHSDAAAVYGEGVFNIRSKVYVSPKLWYLRVNVIEAQDVLPNDRSRLPEVFVKAQVGNQLLRTKICPSRTANPLWNEDLVFVAAEPFEEQLVITVEDRVHPAKDEVLGKISMPIDMFEKRLDHRPVHSRWFNLEKYGFGILEPDRRKELKFSSRIHLRVCLEGGYHVLDESTMYISDQRPTARQLWKQPVGILEVGILSAQGLLPMKMKDGRGSTDAYCVAKYGQKWVRTRTILDTFNPKWNEQYTWEVYDPCTVITLGVFDNCNLGGGEKQTPAAGSAARDSRIGKVRIRLSALEAHRMYTHSYPLLVLQPNGVKKMGELQLAVRFTTLSIANMIYVYGHPLLPKMHYLHPFTVNQVDNLRYQAMNIVAVRLGRAEPPLRKEVVEYMLDVDSHMWSMRRSKANFFRIMSLLSAMFSMSRWLGDVCNWKNGVTTVLVHILFLILICYPELILPTLFVYMFLIGMWNYRFRPRHPPHMDTKLSWAETVHPDELDEEFDTFPSSRPHDIVRMRYDRIRSVAGRIQTVVGDIATQGERFQSLLSWRDTRATSLFILFCLCASVVLYVAPFRVVALVAGLYYLRHPRFRSKLPSVPSNFFRRLPARTDSLL